Proteins found in one Triticum urartu cultivar G1812 chromosome 4, Tu2.1, whole genome shotgun sequence genomic segment:
- the LOC125552014 gene encoding leucine-rich repeat receptor protein kinase MSL1-like encodes MDGVYQALVVTVAASVGISFPCLLVAFLCRHRKNRLLEPDHRCPSSSSLPVSAPVGISSELSSSWSLYGSAVDSSLKKLSLDDLARATGEFSPDNIIGDGSFGFVYRAVLPDGGPAVAVKRLSADHAAGAGNREFRAELEVLGSLSHRNLARLLGYCAAGRDRLLVYELLERGSLDAWLHGDAASAGGLLPWPARLRVTRGAAAALAFLHHDRHPPVLHRDVKSSNVLLDEGFEAKLADFGHARVVTGGPAASQLSTQAAGTAGYMAPEIREGVGASVKADVYSFGMLMMETVTGRRPSWPMKNIRGKEVELLKWAREKVEAGISSEIADHRMGLEGEKETKEVKAFLDIAQSCTEESPKYRPTMKEVVERLNRL; translated from the exons ATGGACGGCGTGTACCAAGCGCTGGTCGTGACCGTGGCTGCCTCCGTAGGCATCTCCTTCCCCTGCCTCCTCGTCGCCTTCCTCTGCCGCCACCGCAAGAACCGCCTCCTCGAGCCGGACCACCGCTGCCCGTCGTCGTCGTCCCTCCCAGTCTCCGCCCCGGTCGGGATATCGTCGGAGCTCTCCTCGTCGTGGTCTCTGTACGGATCGGCCGTCGACTCCTCGCTCAAGAAGCTCTCGCTGGACGACCTCGCCAGGGCCACCGGCGAATTCTCCCCGGACAACATCATCGGCGACGGCAGCTTCGGGTTCGTGTACCGCGCCGTGCTCCCGGACGGCGGGCCCGCGGTGGCCGTGAAGCGCCTCTCCGCGGACCACGCCGCCGGCGCCGGCAACCGCGAGTTCCGCGCCGAGCTGGAGGTGCTCGGCAGCCTCAGCCACCGCAACCTCGCGCGCCTGCTCGGCTACTGCGCCGCCGGGCGCGACCGCCTCCTCGTCTACGAGCTCCTCGAGCGAGGCAGCCTCGACGCCTGGCTGCACGGCGACGCCGCCTCGGCCGGTGGCCTGCTCCCGTGGCCCGCGCGCCTCCGCGTCACCCGCGGCGCAGCGGCCGCGCTCGCCTTCCTGCACCACGACCGCCACCCGCCCGTGCTCCACCGCGACGTCAAGTCCAGCAACGTGCTACTCGACGAGGGGTTCGAGGCCAAGCTCGCCGATTTCGGCCATGCGAGGGTCGTCACCGGCGGCCCTGCCGCGTCGCAGCTCAGCACGCAGGCCGCCGGCACAGCGGG GTACATGGCACCAGAGATACGTGAAGGCGTGGGAGCAAGCGTGAAAGCAGATGTGTACAGTTTTGGCATGCTAATGATGGAGACAGTGACCGGTCGACGACCAAGCTGGCCAATGAAGAACATTAGAGGTAAGGAAGTAGAACTATTGAAATGGGCAAGGGAAAAGGTTGAGGCCGGCATATCCTCGGAGATTGCGGATCATCGAATGGGTTTAGAAGGGGAAAAGGAAACAAAGGAGGTGAAAGCTTTCTTGGACATCGCACAAAGTTGCACAGAGGAGTCTCCTAAGTATCGACCGACAATGAAAGAGGTGGTAGAGAGGCTCAATAGGCTGTGA